Within the Epinephelus lanceolatus isolate andai-2023 chromosome 9, ASM4190304v1, whole genome shotgun sequence genome, the region ACTCCCCCAACTCTGTCATGCCAAGGTGATTCAAACAATGACTAAAACCTCTGAAATGGTTTTCTTTTCAAACATGTTTTACTAATAAAATGATAGAAGCCTGCACACCCTACCCTGGTGTTTTTTAACTTGTCCTTGCCAATTAGTCTGCGCATGGCCACACAGTCCTGAGAAGAGCTAATCAACATAAGAGAGATCACCTGTGTGAGTCATGTGATCACAACTACCACTTTTATCAAAGTGCTAAGAATGGATTAGAGCAGAACTTGTAtgttatgcactcaaaatgttgatgtttaaTTCTGTATAACCCCTCTAtgtgcatcatttcatgtcccAGAGATATTATGTGGGGATCCTCCTCTACTGCCTCACACTGGGCAAGTGTGGAATGGCAGCTCCACCCCTGGAAGCACAGTGACTTACTATTGTAAATTAGGATTTGATCACAATAGAGGAAATAATATGTCACTGTGCACAATAAATGGTTACTGGACAAAACCAAACATCTCATGCAAAGGTAACAACTTGCTCCAAAATGttattaaagctgtagttggcaTTGTTGTTGTCCTATTTCAAATAAAAGATGTTGTCACTCAATTGAATATTGTTATTTCAATCCTTGTAGAGGTTGACTGTGGTGTGCCCCCACCCATCCCTCATTCAGTCATGCTGTGGGATAAAATCTCCACTGTGGGCTCTCAGGTTGTTTATCAGTGTAAGTCTGGATATGGCAGTGTTGGAGGGAGAAATGTATCAGTCTGTATTGCCAGTGGAGAATGGGATGGAGCCTCTCTGCTCTGTCAAGGTGATAACGACATCAGTCTATACTAATATATTAGTAGTTTATTATATAGTATCGGATTACTTGCATCCAATAAAAGTAATAATGCCACTCTCAAATGTTAGCAATCCATCATGATTTGCACACTGTTTTCAAACAATATGAATGTTAGTGTCATCATCAAACATTTCAGCATCTACAATGACTTGCTGTCTTTTTGTTGTAGAAATCAATTGTCAAGAGCCTGTTTTTAAACCTCATGCTAAAATGCTTTGGGATGGCACATCACACATTGGCAGTTTGGTGTATTACCAATGCGAGGAAGGATATTACACCAAGAGCCTGAGAAACTACTCaagttgtggagagaatggacTGTGGGAGGATATTGATCTATGGTGTGAAGGTGCAATGTCTGATGACAGATATATGGATTAATTGTTTAGATTTTACAATACTTGCAGCAATTAGCACAAAATATTTATAGCAATGCTttgaacattttgggaaatacacaaatgtgcattttttgttGAGCAAGGATGCCAGATGTTACTGCCAGAtaattactgtattttttatgaTAATTTTGCCCTCTGTACAATGCACAACCAATAAAGCCAAAAAATGTACAACAATTTTACAAATTTCTGACACTTAAAATTTGTAGTTAGTTTTAGTCTGTGCTGTCTTATTTAAATAATTTCCCGACATGGTCAGGATAACAAAATATGAATTCTATGTCTGCGTTTGAATCTCTTTCTTACTATGGCATGCTGTGTTAAAGTTGTTAAGAATGCACTAGTTACCCTAGTTATTAATTTAACTTGCTCAGAATATGAAAAGGCTTTGGATCGTGTTGTAAATTTTTACATAGTGGGCTATAGCAATATGTGTCAGACTGATGGTCCTATGGACTCATACCCCGTTTCACACATCATAGCTCCGTCAGCTTGCCTGATTTATATGTCAAAAATACGTTTTGTGAAATTATTTGGTCTCATGGTAATGACTCACAACAACACTTTTCTGCAAAATATGACAATTTTAAGCCTCTGGTACTGTAGTTTAACATTTCCCATCTGGCAATGCTGTTGCTAAAATTCCCTGTCAGGAGGCAAATAAGTTTATTTCccaaaaagtaaaagtcttgcTTTAGATCATGGATATTATCATACTGTGCTTGTTCTCATTATGCTGCATCTCCTCTTCAGCTGCCATCTAAGATTTGACTGTgctatctgtgtttttgttgttgttgtttttgttgttgttgttatatatCATGCCTATTAGCACACAGTCTGTGCTAAATCATGTCTGTGTGCAGAAATAAGCTGTGGCCCCCCACTAACCCTCCCCCATACTAACCTCCTGTGGGATGGCACCAGTAGACCGGGAAGCATGGTGGTGTATGAGTGCATGGATGGATTTTATCAGGAGAGTGGAAATAATATTTCAACATGTTTACAATCAGGACAGTGGGGTGAAGTATCAGTAAAGTGTAAAGGTACAGTACTAATCTCTATATTTggactgtattttattttaattttttttacatgctattgatattttttgttaatgcttttatttatcTGGTAATCAACTGATAATTGCTCAGATCGATGTTGTTTAAGTTGTGGTTGGAGGCTCCATTATATGTTTCTGCTTGGGCTCTATGTTCTGTGCTTGTTGCAGGCCTGGAAGCAAATTTAGGTGAATCATGTATTGAAACATTGACGTTATCTCAAGTTGTGCTTACATTTATTTCATGGGTCGATCCACTGCTAACCCAGTGCTGAGGATGTGATTTATTTACCTTCACTCAGCAATGGCTTTTACCACCTGATGACTCTTTCAGTGGAGGGCACTGGGAACCTAGCAAAGATACTGAAGaagaaatatactgtatataatcaTGCTTATAAGGCACCACAATGCTTGAAATCAATTAGCTAAGGCAAGATTCAGAGAAAAGATCTGCACACTATATTAAAAGCTCCCAgctatttttattttgcaaCATTTCGACACAGTTTGACAATGCCTGACAAAGATATCAGTTTGAATCTTTGCACAATTAAAATTGCTGGGAGCTTTTCATACAGTGTGCCGATCTTTTGACAAATTCTTGCCTTTGGTTTGTTTTATGATCCAGTACCTTTAAACAATGTTTGGCTGTTAGCTACACTTAGCTAACCAaatcactgttattgttttccCAGCCAAATGTGGCCCTGTTCCCTTCCTTGCCAAATCAGAGGTGGCATGGCATAACAGGAGTGTTGTGATCCACCGCTGTGTGGATGGATATCACAGCTGGAGaggcagcaatgtctctgtgtgtggcaGCTCTGGAGTGTGGCAGAGAGCTACACTGAGATGCATAGGTGAGTAGGAACATAACAAGTCAACATAACCCCACCAGGAAGATCTGTATGTTGAAATGTTAATTTGGCCTCAAGTAATTAACGCATCTGGATAAGTATGATGCTTGTGTGATATCACTGATTTGCATCGTGGATATATTTGTAAGCACATTTGGTGTATCATCACTCTCCTTTCATTCCCATATCTATTACAGAAATAAAGCCACCTATCAATCACCTATTTGTTGTCAATGAAAGATGTCTGCACTGGAGGGCAGAGAAGTATGAGGAGGATACAGAACAATACAAGGTAATGGGATATTTCATCAGACTTCTTTCACTGCAGTTGCTATTTATCTAATCTTTATCTTACCATTATTTGTACGTACTTGGTTTCCAGCATAGGATACTATAGGTGCATTCGATAATTTCTTAACCTTATTGTCTGGTTATATGTGAATTTGTCTATGGATGACtccacactgttttttttctaccccTATCTGTGGAGTATTTTGTGACCCTGACTGACTCCACATTCAATGTAACCATTCCAGGTGACATACATAGGATCCAGAGACTATCAGAGGTCTTTTTATGATGACAGGAAGCAGTTTCTGAGCTCTAAGGCTGATCAGCTGGAACTCTGTCTTAACCTGCTTCCAGTCACAAACTACAGCATCTTCATCACTGCAGTGTCTGCCAGATTCACAGCCACTACCACCATGAACACCAGTTTACCAGGTATCCTTTTAACTCTTATATTTACTCTACTTTGACAAAATGTTTTCCTGCATCAAAATGAAGCCCTGAGATATCAgctttctgaaaacatttaggaCTGATACAGTTGTATTTTATGTGATGCATTCTTCTTTATATTGAGCATAATAACATTTGACAGTGCCTCCAGCACCGGTTGTCTACTATAGAGAATTTGAGACTCCTGTACCAACTTTGAGGCTACGCAGATCACCCAGTACACTGGACCCAATAAGGTAACAACCTGGATATGTGATCAGCTCTTCTGTTCTTCTATAGGTTACGGGGGAAATTAAAACCCTGTCAGATAATATAGACAGTCATACACCTTCATGCTTCAAATGACCTACTAAAGTCCCCAATTTATCATGTTGGCTGAATCTTTACTAGTCAGTCTAATCATTGCAGCTTTGATAAATACTTGACTCAGATTGGCCCATGAATGCATAGACTTTGCTGTGCAGTTacttaaaaacaaatcacaattttattttatttttttaatgaaacaatatAATAAAAGGAAGTTCATAACTCATTTGTACATTCTGGACAAAACCCTTAACATAAACAGCTACATTCAACAGGCAGGATATGAAATTTTTCCCATTCAGTTTTCAAGGCTGAACTCAatctctgttatatggcagctgatctcagCATTTGTGTGGAGATTAAGGAtctcccagacctcattgtttttccagtttgcagcattttcagctgctgctcttactctctgagttagctgctaactgctcacagttgttttttaaatctcttggcTTTAGatcacacacataacacgtcaTTAAAACATTACACATATGCCATCCATGGTCACATCCTGCCTGCTGTccatttttacacagatgttgttttagcgctgttactacctctgctgcCGGCTTAAAAGTtagagacaactctgtcccccccaGTTCTGCGATTGTACCTTTAATAAAGCACAGTCAGGCAGCTTAACAGCAtgaaattcccaccttgaacaggcagtgtaaacaCCACATAAAAGTTGGTATTAGGGCTTGAGCTGAATCAATAAATCAGCCGGGTCAGTACATTCGTCAATATTAGCTTATTGCAGGTATATCTGTACCAGTGCATATATTGGCTGATAAGTAGCTGACACTTTGAATGAAAGTGAAGGGGAAGCAAAAATTCGCCAATGTAAATTTAATGTGTGATGTTGCTCTTACACAGTAAGAGGTCCTGTTTAGTATGTATCTTCTAATCTAAGAGATCATTATTAAGATTTATATTTATGCCCCTGTAACAACTCCCCCTCTAACTTGTAATGAGGGAGTTCCACAAAGCTGCGTTTTGGGTCCTTTATTCTTTCTCCTTTACATCAATGACCTTTTTAATGTGTGCAAGTGTTCTAATTGTCTACTATACACAAAtgacactgtattttttttatctctgatCCAAACTGTGATGTCTTAAACTCAAAACTATCCTCTGATCTTAACTACATAATCATCTAACTATCAATGTCAAGAAAACAGAATTTATGTATTTCCATTCCCCTAAGAAACCTATATTCATATCTGGCCCTATTCATTTTGCAAATCAAACACTAACCGTCACAGAAACCTACAAATCTATCAATGTCAAGAAAACAGAATTTATGTATTTCCATTCCCCTAAGAAACCTATATTCATATCTGGCCCTATTCATTTTGCAAATCAAACACTAACCGTCACAGAAACCTACAAATATCTTCTTGTATTTCTTGACTTACATCTTACTTATTGACACCACATTCAGAACCTAACAAATAAGCTCAATCAGAAATTGTATGTCTATAACAAGATCAGACCATATCTCACCCCAACTGTTTTGgacacatatttacatgcaaataTTCTCTCAACAATATCCTACTGTCACCCAATTTGGTCCGTCACCACAAAGGAAACCACTGAATCAATAGCAAGACTATACAACAGGGCTTACATGATCCATGGAAACCTTCCCTCTTGGACTCACCACTGCACTGCACAAATAACCTTGCCTTTAGATTTTACTTTCAGATCTAAAACAACTCCAACCCTACAATTACTGCTCTACTtccaacacacaacacaagaaGAAATCACTAGATCAATTTCACATGCACTCATTCCTGTACCACCTTACAAAAACCATTATGGTCAGATATTTTTTCACACTAAGGCCCACACTTAAATTTAGAACAAGATCCCATTATACATTGGAGCAATAACTTCTACTGCACATGTCAAACATGCATATAAACACTATTTGATAGAAGGACAGACCTGCAGCCTCTGAGTCTTACTGTATATGCCATCTTGCTCACAGTTTTAACTGTAACACACCCAATGTTACTTTAATTATTTTCctatataaacaaaaataaaataaataataagtgaaacactttgttctttctttctcccaaaTTTTAGCCACAAAAATCCAGTATCCGTCAAGCTATAATTTGCACTGAATCATCATATTTATTGCCATATAGATAATAacctattatttattttaaaatcaattgtGATATACTGATTTAATTACTAAATGAGATCATGgtgtattaaaaaaagaaaacatttacaaaaactgTTTACCCAAATGTTTATCCCAAATGAATATATCCTTTAAATAGGctattcaaattaaaatgtggCACCTTCAAAATACgtgattgtttttgttcttcATTTTGCAGTTTGTACCAGGTGTTTGTGCTTCCTGTAGAGGGGATTCTGGTATTTGACTGTTCCTCCTCTGCAAGTTC harbors:
- the susd1 gene encoding sushi domain-containing protein 1 isoform X1, whose product is MDERNRAMIVVFLLCVIAEMPTEGQNLDVCATCHANAICDNKSGGSGKVCNCKYGFVGNGRTHCQDKDECQIGATKICGQHTTCHNTYGSYYCTCLAGYSPSNNMTTFIPNDGTHCQDVDECRITGLCGEGGLCRNLDGSFECSCQLGYEVHNGVEPFNPQRDKASCKVVDCGQPASVEDTVLLSVTGTTYDSVAMFVCDEGFVWRSGDNSSVCGANGLWRGPTMVCEEVDCGSPPTLPHSHMLWNKSTRMGSKVLYQCNSGYHNVGKGNVSICNAGGQWERPPVLCQETSCGSPPIIESTEQVWDSDPTPGSTVLYVCKKGFYNKGGHNVSICNANGQWTPPTLSCQEILCGDPPLLPHTGQVWNGSSTPGSTVTYYCKLGFDHNRGNNMSLCTINGYWTKPNISCKGNNLLQNVIKAVVGIVVVLFQIKDVVTQLNIVISILVEVDCGVPPPIPHSVMLWDKISTVGSQVVYQCKSGYGSVGGRNVSVCIASGEWDGASLLCQEINCQEPVFKPHAKMLWDGTSHIGSLVYYQCEEGYYTKSLRNYSSCGENGLWEDIDLWCEEISCGPPLTLPHTNLLWDGTSRPGSMVVYECMDGFYQESGNNISTCLQSGQWGEVSVKCKAKCGPVPFLAKSEVAWHNRSVVIHRCVDGYHSWRGSNVSVCGSSGVWQRATLRCIEIKPPINHLFVVNERCLHWRAEKYEEDTEQYKVTYIGSRDYQRSFYDDRKQFLSSKADQLELCLNLLPVTNYSIFITAVSARFTATTTMNTSLPVPPAPVVYYREFETPVPTLRLRRSPSTLDPISLYQVFVLPVEGILVFDCSSSASSEPSSEVESTTKYITAQIDLRHVRSEMNFTVGDGLYYGGFFNAPLENGRNYYIILRVVSQWKSALKSSCVLWAKVRGTSYVLRVSSLSAVALIGLVVLVISGGYSFSWIFKRIRRS
- the susd1 gene encoding sushi domain-containing protein 1 isoform X2, producing MDERNRAMIVVFLLCVIAEMPTEGQNLDVCATCHANAICDNKSGGSGKVCNCKYGFVGNGRTHCQDKDECQIGATKICGQHTTCHNTYGSYYCTCLAGYSPSNNMTTFIPNDGTHCQDVDECRITGLCGEGGLCRNLDGSFECSCQLGYEVHNGVEPFNPQRDKASCKVVDCGQPASVEDTVLLSVTGTTYDSVAMFVCDEGFVWRSGDNSSVCGANGLWRGPTMVCEEVDCGSPPTLPHSHMLWNKSTRMGSKVLYQCNSGYHNVGKGNVSICNAGGQWERPPVLCQETSCGSPPIIESTEQVWDSDPTPGSTVLYVCKKGFYNKGGHNVSICNANGQWTPPTLSCQEILCGDPPLLPHTGQVWNGSSTPGSTVTYYCKLGFDHNRGNNMSLCTINGYWTKPNISCKGNNLLQNVIKAVVGIVVVLFQIKDVVTQLNIVISILVEVDCGVPPPIPHSVMLWDKISTVGSQVVYQCKSGYGSVGGRNVSVCIASGEWDGASLLCQEINCQEPVFKPHAKMLWDGTSHIGSLVYYQCEEGYYTKSLRNYSSCGENGLWEDIDLWCEEISCGPPLTLPHTNLLWDGTSRPGSMVVYECMDGFYQESGNNISTCLQSGQWGEVSVKCKAKCGPVPFLAKSEVAWHNRSVVIHRCVDGYHSWRGSNVSVCGSSGVWQRATLRCIEIKPPINHLFVVNERCLHWRAEKYEEDTEQYKVTYIGSRDYQRSFYDDRKQFLSSKADQLELCLNLLPVTNYSIFITAVSARFTATTTMNTSLPAPVVYYREFETPVPTLRLRRSPSTLDPISLYQVFVLPVEGILVFDCSSSASSEPSSEVESTTKYITAQIDLRHVRSEMNFTVGDGLYYGGFFNAPLENGRNYYIILRVVSQWKSALKSSCVLWAKVRGTSYVLRVSSLSAVALIGLVVLVISGGYSFSWIFKRIRRS